In Solanum stenotomum isolate F172 chromosome 6, ASM1918654v1, whole genome shotgun sequence, one DNA window encodes the following:
- the LOC125866813 gene encoding 60S ribosomal protein L35a-3 produces the protein MVKGRQGERVRLYTRGTVLGYKRSKSNQYPNTSLVQIEGVNTKEEVDWYLGKRMAYVYKAKTKKNNSHYRCIWGKVCRPHGNSGVVRAKFKSNLPPKSMGAKVRVFMYPSNI, from the exons ATGGTGAAGGGACGCCAAGGAGAGCGTGTAAG ACTCTACACTAGAGGAACAGTCCTTGGATACAAGAG GTCGAAGTCGAATCAGTATCCAAACACTTCATTGGTTCAGATCGAGGGAGTGAACACTAAGGAAGAAGTAGATTGGTACTTGGGGAAGCGTATGGCTTATGTATACAAGGCgaaaacaaagaagaataaCTCGCATTACCGCTGCATTTGGGGTAAAGTTTGTAGGCCTCATGGTAACAGTGGAGTTGTTAGAGCTAAATTCAAGTCCAATCTGCCACCAAAATCCATG GGAGCTAAGGTTAGAGTTTTCATGTACCCAAGCAATATATAA